Below is a genomic region from Citrobacter telavivensis.
AACATCAATAGCGATAACGACAACAAACGCTGCGTATCAAAAATCACCTTCTCTGGCCACACGGTGAACTCTTCTGATATGGCAACGTTGAAAATTATCGGCGACGATTAAGCCGCTGCTTTTCAGGAATAATGATAAAAGTTGGACCTAAGATGAATGTCACTTATTTAAATGACGAGGATTTAGATTTTCTTCAACATTGTAGCGAAGAGCAACTGGCCGAATTTACCCGCCTGCTGACGCATAATGAAAAGGGGAAAACCCGTCTGTCGAGCGTGTTAAACCACAGCGAACGTTTTAAAGCGATGGAAGGACACCCGGAGCAGCACCGCCAGAACTGGCAACTGATCGCCGGCGAATTTCAGCATTTCGGCGGCGACAGCATCGTCAATAAGCTACGGGGGCACGGAAAACGGTATCGTACCATTTTGCTTGATGTCTCCGGTCGGTTGTCGCTCAAGGCGGATAAAGAGATGTCCACTTTCGACATCGAGCAACAGCTACTGGAGCATTTTCTACGCAACACCTGGAAAAAAATGGACGTGGAGCAGCGGCAAACGTTCCTGCAAGCCGTCAATGCAAAAGTCTCTGAGCTGGAGGAGTTACTGCCGCTCCTCCTGAAAGATCATCAATTAGCAAAAGGGGTTTCACACCTCCTTTCTGGTCAGCTCACCCGTATTCTGCGCACCCATGCCGCGATGAGCGT
It encodes:
- the msyB gene encoding acidic protein MsyB — its product is MNVTYLNDEDLDFLQHCSEEQLAEFTRLLTHNEKGKTRLSSVLNHSERFKAMEGHPEQHRQNWQLIAGEFQHFGGDSIVNKLRGHGKRYRTILLDVSGRLSLKADKEMSTFDIEQQLLEHFLRNTWKKMDVEQRQTFLQAVNAKVSELEELLPLLLKDHQLAKGVSHLLSGQLTRILRTHAAMSVLGHGLLRGAGLGGPVGAALNGVKAVSGSAYRVTIPAVLQIACLRRMINATRA